Proteins co-encoded in one Setaria viridis chromosome 9, Setaria_viridis_v4.0, whole genome shotgun sequence genomic window:
- the LOC117838902 gene encoding leucine-rich repeat extensin-like protein 6 — translation MQERAARPAMTRMSLTAAAVVFLVLAVAWPLLASAQPAPSMPPPSPPAAAATNNSRLEKAYVALQALKRAITDDPKKLTKNWCGPDVCNYFGVYCAAAPDDSCQRTVAGVDLNHGDLAGTLPEELGLLSDLAVFHLNSNRFSGSLPESLRSLHLLHEIDVSNNQLTGPFPSQLLCLPNVQYVDIRFNNFCGEVPAAIFEKKIDALFINNNHFEFTLPESFTNSTASVIVLANLPRVGGCLPSSIGDMAGTLNELILLNSGISSCIPPEIGKLDKLTVLDLSFNSITGTLPDTIGNMRALEQLDVAHNQLAGEIPESICELPHLKNFTYSYNFFCGEPHRCLEVPRIDDRQNCIAGRPDQRPGEECISFLHRPKAHCDAHGCVAPPPPPPVHAHPPPAY, via the exons ATGCAGGAACGCGCGGCCCGGCCGGCCATGACGAGGATGAgcttgacggcggcggcggtggtgtttTTGGTGCTCGCGGTCGCCTGGCCGCTGCTGGCCTCGGCCCAGCCGGCGCCAAGCATGCCTCCGCCGTcccctcctgcggcggcggccacgaacAACTCCCGGCTGGAGAAGGCGTACGTCGCGCTGCAGGCGCTGAAGCGCGCCATCACCGACGACCCCAAGAAGCTGACCAAGAACTGGTGCGGGCCCGACGTGTGCAACTACTTCGGCGTGTactgcgcggcggcgcccgacgACTCGTGCCAGCGcacggtggccggtgtggaCCTCAACCACGGCGACCTCGCCGGGACGCTCCCGGAGGAGCTGGGCCTCCTGTCCGACCTCGCCGTCTTCCACCTCAACTCCAACCGCTTCTCCGGCTCCCTCCCCGAGTCCCTCCgctccctccacctcctccacgaGATCGACGTCAGCAACAACCAGCTCACCGGCCCCTTCCCGTCGCAGCTCCTCTGCCTCCCCAACGTCCAGTACGTCGACATCAG GTTTAACAACTTCTGCGGCGAGGTGCCGGCGGCGATCTTCGAGAAGAAGATCGACGCGCTATTCATCAACAACAACCACTTCGAGTTCACCCTGCCGGAGAGCTTCACCAACTCGACGGCGTCGGTGATCGTGCTGGCGAACCTGCCGCGGGTGGGCGGCTGCCTGCCGAGCAGCATCGGCGACATGGCCGGGACGCTCAACGAGCTGATCCTCCTCAACAGCGGCATCTCCTCCTGCATCCCGCCCGAGATCGGCAAGCTGGACAAGCTCACCGTTCTCGACCTCAGCTTCAACAGCATCACCGGCACGCTGCCGGACACCATCGGCAACATGCGCGCGCTGGAGCAGCTCGACGTCGCGCACAACCAGCTCGCTGGCGAGATACCCGAGAGCATCTGCGAGCTGCCGCACCTCAAGAACTTCACCTACTCGTACAACTTCTTCTGCGGCGAGCCGCACCGGTGCCTCGAGGTGCCGCGCATCGACGACAGGCAGAACTGCATCGCCGGGCGCCCCGACCAGCGACCCGGCGAGGAGTGCATCTCGTTCCTGCACCGGCCCAAGGCGCACTGCGACGCCCACGGGTGCgtcgcgccaccgccaccccctcccGTGCACGCTCACCCTCCGCCGGCGTACTGA